One genomic segment of Mesoterricola silvestris includes these proteins:
- a CDS encoding GNAT family N-acetyltransferase, which yields MSDPQSLQHRTRSLGRRLGDVLRRIPPFLGDLVRKLRTLGFRAATAYLWSRVTELTENLLYEFRTTGPGPESVLPEGWTVRTFTSADDPDLDLLIRAGGGEGLSNFRRQAVAHVLCIEGEPVACGWQYPWDPVARWLGPDAVYLGGAWVRPEWRGRGINAVLLAHVTGNLPVGSRVVMLVAVENRSSQACLAKGASTCRGLLQVRMVLSMVWKIRLLPIPEGVVPSRRGAGGNAVATEP from the coding sequence ATGAGCGATCCGCAATCCCTGCAGCACCGCACCCGCTCCCTGGGCAGGCGCCTGGGGGACGTGCTGCGCCGGATCCCCCCCTTCCTCGGCGACCTGGTGCGCAAACTGCGCACCCTGGGCTTCCGGGCCGCGACCGCCTACCTCTGGAGCCGGGTCACGGAATTGACCGAGAACCTGCTCTATGAATTCCGCACCACCGGCCCCGGCCCGGAATCGGTGCTCCCGGAAGGGTGGACGGTCCGGACCTTCACCTCCGCCGACGACCCGGACCTGGACCTGCTCATCCGCGCGGGCGGAGGGGAGGGCCTCTCCAACTTCCGCCGCCAGGCGGTGGCCCACGTGCTTTGCATCGAAGGGGAACCGGTGGCCTGCGGGTGGCAGTACCCCTGGGACCCTGTGGCCCGGTGGCTGGGCCCGGATGCCGTGTACCTCGGCGGCGCCTGGGTGCGGCCCGAATGGCGGGGCCGGGGCATCAATGCCGTCCTCCTGGCCCACGTAACCGGGAACCTGCCGGTGGGCTCCCGGGTGGTGATGCTGGTGGCCGTGGAGAACCGGTCCTCCCAGGCCTGCCTCGCCAAGGGCGCGTCCACCTGCCGGGGCCTCCTCCAGGTGCGGATGGTCCTTTCCATGGTCTGGAAGATCCGGCTGCTCCCCATTCCCGAGGGCGTCGTGCCCTCCCGCAGGGGGGCCGGTGGGAATGCCGTCGCAACCGAACCCTAG
- the ndk gene encoding nucleoside-diphosphate kinase, translating to MSIEQTFGIIKPNAVQDGNIGNILSAIEKAGFTLRGMRMARLTPELCRGFYAEHVHKGFYPELEAFMTEGPVVLLCLEGENAILRWRELMGATDPAKAAEGTLRKLYGQNMGRNATHGSDSPDSAAREVSYFFSAFDRI from the coding sequence ATGAGCATTGAACAGACGTTTGGGATCATCAAGCCCAATGCGGTCCAGGACGGCAACATCGGCAACATCCTTTCCGCCATCGAAAAGGCCGGCTTCACCCTGCGCGGCATGCGCATGGCGCGCCTGACCCCCGAGCTCTGCCGGGGCTTCTACGCCGAGCACGTCCACAAGGGGTTCTACCCCGAGCTGGAAGCCTTCATGACGGAAGGTCCGGTGGTCCTCCTCTGCCTGGAGGGCGAGAACGCCATCCTCCGCTGGCGGGAACTCATGGGGGCCACCGATCCGGCCAAGGCCGCCGAAGGCACCCTCCGCAAGCTCTACGGCCAGAACATGGGGCGCAACGCCACCCACGGCTCCGACTCCCCGGATTCGGCCGCCCGCGAAGTGAGCTACTTCTTCAGCGCCTTCGACCGCATCTAA